A part of Periophthalmus magnuspinnatus isolate fPerMag1 chromosome 19, fPerMag1.2.pri, whole genome shotgun sequence genomic DNA contains:
- the zgc:194990 gene encoding erythroid membrane-associated protein has product MIRECLHFLIEPAKKLKIRLKESRKKVKLDKKEPLLESQLFIMELARELNKICQRSNVLSHIWTGEDVWAPTVCRDFIVEWSSELEKHVQPRNRSEGERPEKRDWREQLLCMLESGGEGDMGIHRRLILDWSGQIRSSSQPSVWPGEPVLMMLDDLEFQWKRGRLPTLLPAMELVLLAVINGHAPTKGDVPKLWLQRTQSRRSVDALRYVPHGMWNWMCESAEEMVLDPDSAHADLLLSEGNTRMRCVPEWGAQQRDVPCCPQRFTGWWCAVAQEGYTSGTHYWEVEVGDRDWRVGVACESAVRRGYRALNTHTGFFTLRLERGSELKALTVPPTALPRSLAPRILGLFLDYDQGQLSFYDVDKRSHLYTFSHRFTERVFPVFGTVEVLRDLVIRPAHARQPCLCPGACLWT; this is encoded by the exons ATGATAAGGGAATGTCTGCATTTTCTAATAGAGCCAGCCAAAAAGCTGAAAATCCGACTTAAG GAGTCTCGCAAGAAAGTGAAGCTTGATAAGAAGGAGCCGCTATTGGAAAGTCAGCTGTTTATTATGGAGTTGGCCCGAGAGCTCAACAAAATCTGCCAA AGGTCGAACGTACTGAGCCACATTTGGACAGGTGAGGACGTGTGGGCGCCCACCGTCTGTCGGGACTTCATAGTGGAGTGGTCCTCTGAGCTGGAGAAGCATGTCCAG cccaggaacaggtctgaggGCGAGCGTCCAGAGAAGAGGGACTGGAGAGAGCAGCTGCTGTGTATGCTGGAgtctggaggagagggggacatGGGGATACACCGCAGACTCATCCTGGATTGGAGCGGACAGATTAGGAGCAGCTCTCAG CCCTCAGTGTGGCCAGGGGAGCCTGTGCTGATGATGCTGGATGACCTGGAGTTCCAATGGAAGAGGGGACGTCTGCCCACATTACTGCCCGCCATGGAGCTGGTCCTCCTGGCTGTGATCAACGGACATGCTCCCACTAAG GGGGATGTGCCTaagctgtggctacagaggACCCAGAGCAGACGCTCAGTGG atgcacTGCGCTATGTCCCTCATGGAA TGTGGAACTGGATGTGTGAGAGTGCAG AGGAGATGGTCCTGGACCCAGACTCGGCCCATGcagacctgctcctgtcagagGGGAACACGAGGATGCGCTGTGTCCCAGAGTGGGGAGCACAGCAGAGGGACGTGCCCTGCTGCCCACAGCGCTTCACAGGCTGGTGGTGCGCTGTGGCCCAGGAGGGCTACACCTCAGGCACTCACTACTGGGAGGTGGAGGTAGGGGACAGGGACTGGCGTGTGGGCGTGGCCTGTGAGTCTGCAGTGAGACGTGGTTACCGTGCTCTGAATACACACACTGGGTTCTTCACACTGCGCCTGGAGAGAGGCTCTGAGCTGAAGGCTCTCACTGTGCCCCCCACAGCTCTGCCCCGTAGCCTGGCCCCCCGCATCCTGGGCCTGTTCCTGGATTATGACCAGGGCCAGTTGTCCTTCTACGACGTGGACAAGCGCTCGCACCTCTACACCTTCAGTCACCGCTTCACTGAGAGAGTGTTCCCTGTGTTTGGGACAGTGGAGGTGCTCAGAGACCTGGTGATCAGACCTGCACACGCTCGGCAGCCCTGCCTGTGTCCTGGGGCGTGTCTCTGGACCTGA